DNA sequence from the Leuconostoc lactis genome:
TCTACCAAAGCGCCCCACTCCCGTGCAACAGCCGTTGTTTGCATGGCGAGTTCTTGACTCGGCGCTAAAATCAAAACTTGTGTCTGCTTAACTTTAGGGTCAATGCGACTGAGAATTGGCAGTAAAAAGGCTAACGTCTTCCCTGTCCCAGTGGGCGCTAGGCCGAAAATATTGTCGCCCTGCGTTAATTTCTCCCACACAGCAGCCTGAATAGGTGTTTGAGCTTTAAATTGTTGTTCAAATTGCGCTTGCAGCGCTGGTTTAATTGGCATAAATTACATTTCTTTCTGGTCAGCTGGGAAAATAATACCAGCCGACGAACGTAAGTCAAACAGCGTTTGATTGACTTGTTTAGCAAGTTGGAACCACTGCGTATACTGCAAATGGTGGCCAACGGGGTCATTCATGATAGCCGCAAAGTCTTGGGCTTCACGTACCATCGGATTAGCATCGGGTGTTTCCCCAATGTCGGCGCTGTGCCCTTCCCCATCATGGAAAGTCACAGTATCGAGTTCAGCAATATTATCCGTCGAAATGGTTTCTTTCAAGCCATATACTTCACTCGACAGGTAAGAATTGGCATTTTTTCCAAAAATTGCGGTGACATTAAAGTCATCATAAAAGAGGTTGGCAACGCCACGTGCATCAGCACCATTAGCCAAGAGGATTGGCAAATATTGCACAGCACGTGGTGCCCCGAATAAAGCAATCGCTGCATAGATTGGATAAACACCCAAATCATACAAAGCGCCTGCGCTAAATTCACGGGTGAGGACATTTGGTTCCTCACCAGCCAAATAGGCATCAAAGCGTGATGAGTACTTTTGATAAACCAATGTTGCCCCTTGTAACTGTGTTAAATCACCCATGGCCTGTTGGATAATCTTAAAGTTCGGTTGGTGCACATGGCGGGCTGCTTCAAAATAGCGTACATCTGGGTGGTTGGCCAGTAACGCCTCAATCGCGGCAAATTCTGTTGGATTGCTCGTTGATGGCTTTTCAACAATCACATGCACACCAGATTGAATGGCCACTTTCGCCTGTTCAAAATGCAGGGCATTTGGTGACGCAATATAGACCACGTCAAGGTCTGTGTAGAGGTCACTCAAAGTTGTGACAACATCGACATTTTCCAACCCCAGTTCGGCTACAAATGCTTCTCCACCGGCCTGGCGTCTTGAATAAACTTTCGTTAACTCATAATCACCAGTTTGAAGTGCCGCTTCAATAAACATTTTGGTAATCCAATTCGTCCCAATCGTTCC
Encoded proteins:
- a CDS encoding Gfo/Idh/MocA family protein yields the protein MIKLGTIGTNWITKMFIEAALQTGDYELTKVYSRRQAGGEAFVAELGLENVDVVTTLSDLYTDLDVVYIASPNALHFEQAKVAIQSGVHVIVEKPSTSNPTEFAAIEALLANHPDVRYFEAARHVHQPNFKIIQQAMGDLTQLQGATLVYQKYSSRFDAYLAGEEPNVLTREFSAGALYDLGVYPIYAAIALFGAPRAVQYLPILLANGADARGVANLFYDDFNVTAIFGKNANSYLSSEVYGLKETISTDNIAELDTVTFHDGEGHSADIGETPDANPMVREAQDFAAIMNDPVGHHLQYTQWFQLAKQVNQTLFDLRSSAGIIFPADQKEM